A stretch of Aerococcus urinaehominis DNA encodes these proteins:
- a CDS encoding ABC transporter ATP-binding protein — protein sequence MLAVSHLSKSFGSVQAVDDLSFTVKPGEIMGLIGQNGSGKTTTFRMILQLLVPDQGEVTWQGQQMSSQFFDQLGYLPEERGLYPKLTVEEQIVYFAQLRGMAKDEVLAVIDQWLADFQVKGQRQDKIQSLSKGNQQKVQLITTLIHQPKLIILDEPFSGLDPVNAGLLEAGVQRASQAGAAIIFSSHNMDNVGKLCDHLVMLQNGQTLLQGELQAIRQQFGQTRLFVETDWSDQDLLALPGVSAVHHENNGMQKLILSDPDQGPAIFNQLSQGHYIKTFSQQPPSLEEIFKMKAGEKS from the coding sequence ATGTTAGCAGTTAGTCACTTAAGTAAGTCCTTTGGTTCAGTCCAGGCTGTTGATGATTTATCATTTACAGTTAAACCTGGAGAAATCATGGGTCTGATTGGTCAAAATGGATCGGGTAAAACCACGACCTTCCGGATGATTTTACAGTTACTTGTGCCTGACCAGGGTGAGGTGACTTGGCAGGGCCAGCAAATGTCCAGCCAGTTTTTTGACCAGCTAGGCTACCTGCCGGAAGAGCGGGGGCTGTACCCTAAATTAACAGTCGAAGAGCAGATTGTTTACTTTGCACAATTAAGGGGCATGGCTAAAGATGAGGTCTTAGCTGTCATTGACCAATGGTTGGCAGATTTTCAAGTTAAAGGCCAGCGTCAGGACAAGATACAAAGCCTGTCTAAGGGTAACCAGCAGAAAGTGCAGTTAATCACCACCTTGATCCACCAACCAAAATTGATTATTTTGGATGAACCTTTTTCTGGTTTAGACCCGGTTAATGCTGGCTTGTTAGAAGCTGGTGTCCAACGAGCTAGTCAGGCGGGGGCTGCTATTATCTTCTCCAGTCATAATATGGATAATGTTGGTAAACTTTGCGACCATCTAGTCATGCTGCAAAATGGTCAGACCCTCTTGCAGGGTGAATTACAGGCTATTCGCCAGCAATTTGGCCAAACCCGCCTCTTTGTCGAGACTGACTGGTCAGACCAGGATCTTTTAGCCCTCCCAGGGGTGAGCGCGGTTCACCATGAGAACAATGGTATGCAAAAGCTTATTTTAAGTGACCCAGACCAGGGACCAGCAATATTTAACCAGCTGAGCCAGGGCCACTATATCAAAACCTTTAGCCAGCAGCCGCCAAGTCTAGAAGAGATTTTTAAAATGAAAGCAGGTGAAAAGTCATGA
- a CDS encoding Cof-type HAD-IIB family hydrolase, whose amino-acid sequence MTAKKIIFLDIDGTLVDYHNQLPASAKQAIQLAQANGHQVYAVTGRSKAEIYQDILDLGLDGYIGGNGNYIESQGQVVCHQLMSGDQIRQIVDWLNQRGLAFYLESNSGLYASASFAVDAEPAVRAYMAGEGQAGAQSVTVAQVFPEMIYGADLYRDDVNKVSFVLTGSDDLAAARQAFPDLLVGSWGGQGEEALFGDLALAGVNKQTAIASLLDYLGLDRANSLAFGDAKVDIPMLEYCQVGVAMGSGGPEIKAMADYVTAGVNEDGLYQAFKHFGLI is encoded by the coding sequence ATGACAGCTAAAAAAATTATCTTTCTTGATATTGATGGTACCCTGGTGGACTACCATAATCAACTACCAGCATCAGCTAAACAAGCCATTCAATTAGCCCAGGCTAATGGCCACCAAGTCTATGCGGTTACAGGCCGGTCCAAGGCGGAAATATACCAGGATATCCTAGACCTAGGCCTGGATGGCTATATAGGTGGTAATGGTAACTACATTGAAAGCCAGGGGCAGGTAGTCTGCCATCAATTGATGTCTGGTGATCAGATTAGGCAGATAGTTGACTGGCTCAACCAGAGGGGGTTGGCCTTTTATCTGGAATCTAACTCTGGCCTCTATGCTAGCGCTAGTTTTGCAGTGGATGCCGAGCCAGCAGTCCGGGCCTATATGGCTGGCGAAGGTCAAGCTGGTGCTCAGTCCGTAACGGTAGCCCAGGTCTTTCCTGAAATGATTTATGGCGCCGACCTCTACCGTGATGATGTCAATAAAGTTTCCTTTGTCCTCACTGGTAGTGATGACCTAGCAGCCGCCCGTCAAGCCTTTCCCGACCTCTTAGTTGGCTCTTGGGGAGGCCAGGGGGAAGAGGCCCTCTTTGGTGACTTAGCCCTGGCGGGTGTCAACAAGCAGACCGCTATCGCCAGTCTTTTGGACTATCTGGGCCTTGACCGGGCTAACAGTTTGGCTTTTGGTGATGCCAAGGTAGACATCCCCATGCTTGAATATTGTCAGGTTGGGGTGGCCATGGGAAGTGGCGGGCCAGAAATCAAAGCCATGGCCGACTATGTGACGGCCGGGGTTAATGAGGATGGGCTTTATCAAGCCTTTAAGCATTTTGGTCTAATCTAA
- a CDS encoding 6-phospho-beta-glucosidase — MSNNKLPEDFLWGGAFAAHQFEGAWNEDGKGPSVVDVLTAGRNGQPRQITDQVEPGLHYPNHHGVDFYHHYKEDIALMAEMGLKAFRTSIYWARIFPKGDEKEPNEAGLQFYDDVFDELLKHGIEPVITLTHFEMPLHLAQTYGGFKNRKVVGFFEHFAKTVFNRYKDKVKYWMTFNEINNMMDYTNPVFLWTNAGVTVQAGENPKEVMYTAAHHTLLASALAVKAGHEINPDFKIGAMVSHVPIYPLNAKPENILLAEEAMRLRYFFPDVQVRGYYPNYALKEFEREGLNIPILPGDDEILKAGKVDYLGFSYYMSNTVDIDSQDSDDSANIHGKIPHQVDNPYLAASDWGWAIDPVGLRYVLNRLWDRYQIPLFIVENGFGAVDQVEADGQIHDQDRINYLGAHIKEMIKAVDQDGVDLIGYTPWAVMDIVSFTTGEMKKRYGMIYVDLDNDGHGSYERSKKDSFDWYQAVIASNGEAVFK; from the coding sequence ATGTCTAATAATAAATTACCTGAAGATTTTCTCTGGGGTGGCGCTTTTGCTGCCCACCAATTTGAAGGGGCCTGGAACGAGGATGGTAAAGGTCCTAGTGTGGTTGATGTTTTAACAGCAGGACGCAATGGCCAACCGCGCCAAATTACTGACCAGGTCGAACCCGGCTTGCATTATCCTAACCACCATGGGGTTGATTTTTACCACCATTACAAGGAAGACATTGCGCTTATGGCTGAGATGGGGCTCAAAGCCTTTAGGACCTCAATTTATTGGGCCCGTATTTTCCCTAAAGGGGATGAAAAAGAGCCCAACGAAGCTGGTTTGCAATTCTATGATGATGTCTTTGATGAGCTATTAAAGCATGGTATTGAGCCAGTTATTACGCTGACACATTTTGAGATGCCCTTACATTTAGCTCAGACCTATGGTGGTTTTAAGAATCGTAAGGTCGTAGGCTTCTTTGAACATTTTGCCAAAACCGTCTTTAATCGCTATAAAGACAAGGTTAAGTATTGGATGACTTTCAATGAAATTAATAACATGATGGATTACACCAATCCAGTCTTTTTATGGACCAATGCCGGAGTGACTGTCCAAGCGGGAGAAAACCCCAAAGAAGTGATGTACACAGCGGCCCACCATACCTTATTGGCTTCAGCCTTGGCGGTTAAGGCTGGTCACGAGATTAATCCTGATTTTAAAATTGGCGCCATGGTTTCTCATGTACCGATTTATCCTTTAAATGCCAAACCTGAAAACATTCTTCTAGCTGAAGAAGCCATGCGTCTACGTTATTTCTTCCCTGATGTTCAAGTTCGTGGCTACTATCCTAACTACGCGCTTAAGGAGTTTGAGCGGGAAGGGTTAAACATTCCTATTTTGCCTGGTGACGACGAGATTCTTAAGGCCGGCAAGGTTGATTACCTAGGCTTCTCCTACTATATGTCCAATACGGTCGATATCGATAGCCAGGACAGCGATGATTCAGCTAATATTCATGGTAAGATCCCTCACCAGGTTGATAATCCTTATCTAGCAGCTTCTGATTGGGGCTGGGCCATTGATCCAGTCGGCCTGCGCTATGTACTTAACCGGCTATGGGACCGTTATCAAATCCCACTCTTTATCGTAGAAAATGGTTTCGGTGCAGTTGACCAAGTCGAGGCTGACGGTCAAATCCATGACCAAGACCGGATTAATTACTTAGGAGCGCATATTAAGGAAATGATTAAGGCTGTTGACCAAGACGGTGTTGACCTAATTGGCTATACCCCTTGGGCAGTCATGGATATTGTTTCCTTTACCACTGGTGAGATGAAGAAACGCTACGGCATGATCTACGTTGACCTGGATAATGATGGTCATGGGAGCTATGAACGGTCGAAAAAAGATTCTTTTGACTGGTATCAAGCAGTGATTGCTAGTAATGGGGAAGCAGTATTTAAATAG